In Streptococcus respiraculi, one DNA window encodes the following:
- the nrdE gene encoding class 1b ribonucleoside-diphosphate reductase subunit alpha, whose translation MSLKELGDVSYFRLNNEINRPVNGQIPLHKDQEALKAFFKENVLPNTKPFASITDKIQYLLEENYLEQAFLEQYSPAFIEKLAQFLKDQNFRFKSFMAAYKFYNQYALKTNDGAYYLESMEDRVLFNALYFAEGNEELAMDLANEMIHLRYQPATPSFLNAGRARRGELVSCFLIQVTDDMNAIGRSINSALQLSRIGGGVGISLSNLREAGAPIKGYEGAASGVVPVMKLFEDSFSYSNQLGQRQGAGVVYLDVFHPDIIAFLSTKKENADEKVRVKTLSLGITIPDKFYELARKNEDMYLFSPYSIEREYGVPYSYIDITEKYDELVANPKIRKTKIKARDLETEISKLQQESGYPYVINIDTANRSNPVDGKIIMSNLCSEILQVQAPSELNDAQEYLKMGTDVSCNLGSTNIVNLMKSPDFGRSVRTMTRALTYVTDHSHISAVPSIEHGNSQAHSIGLGAMGLHSFLAQNLIDYGSAEAVEFTNIYFMLLNYWTLVESNNIARERKMTFHNFEKSKYADGSYFDKYITGNYQPQSARVKELFEGIFMPSAEDWVALRDKVQADGLYHQNRLAVAPNGSISYINDVSASIHPITQRIEERQEKKIGKIYYPAAGLATETIPFYKSAYDMDMRKVIDVYAAATEHVDQGLSLTLFMRSDIPQGIYEWKTENKQTTRDLSILRNYAFNKGVKSIYYVRTFTDDGEEVGANQCESCVI comes from the coding sequence ATTCAGTACCTATTGGAAGAAAACTATCTGGAGCAAGCCTTTTTGGAACAATATAGCCCTGCTTTTATCGAAAAGTTAGCGCAATTCTTGAAAGATCAAAACTTCCGCTTCAAGTCTTTCATGGCAGCCTATAAATTCTACAACCAATATGCCTTAAAGACTAATGATGGTGCCTACTACCTAGAAAGCATGGAAGACCGTGTCCTCTTCAACGCTCTATACTTTGCAGAAGGCAACGAAGAATTAGCTATGGACTTGGCAAATGAAATGATCCACCTCCGCTATCAGCCTGCAACCCCAAGTTTTTTGAACGCTGGTCGTGCACGCCGTGGAGAGCTGGTATCTTGTTTCCTTATCCAAGTGACAGACGACATGAATGCGATTGGTCGCTCCATTAACTCTGCCCTCCAACTTTCTCGTATCGGAGGCGGGGTCGGTATTTCCCTCAGCAATCTACGGGAAGCTGGTGCGCCAATCAAGGGCTATGAAGGAGCAGCCTCTGGGGTCGTTCCAGTCATGAAACTCTTTGAAGATAGCTTCTCTTACTCCAACCAATTGGGACAACGTCAAGGAGCTGGTGTGGTCTACCTCGATGTCTTCCACCCAGACATTATCGCCTTTCTTTCTACTAAGAAAGAAAATGCCGATGAAAAAGTTCGTGTCAAGACTCTTTCTCTTGGTATCACTATTCCAGATAAGTTCTACGAATTGGCTCGTAAGAATGAAGACATGTATCTCTTTAGCCCCTACTCCATCGAGCGTGAATACGGTGTACCATACAGCTACATCGACATCACTGAAAAATACGATGAGTTAGTCGCAAATCCAAAGATTCGCAAGACCAAGATTAAGGCTCGTGACTTGGAAACAGAGATTTCAAAACTCCAGCAAGAATCTGGTTACCCTTATGTCATCAATATTGATACAGCTAACCGCAGTAACCCTGTAGACGGAAAAATCATCATGTCTAACCTCTGTTCAGAGATTCTCCAAGTGCAAGCGCCAAGCGAATTGAACGATGCACAAGAGTACCTCAAAATGGGAACAGATGTGTCATGTAATCTGGGATCAACCAACATTGTCAACTTGATGAAATCACCTGACTTTGGTCGCTCTGTCCGTACCATGACCCGCGCTCTGACCTATGTAACAGACCATTCTCATATCTCAGCCGTACCATCTATTGAACATGGAAATAGCCAAGCCCACTCAATCGGACTGGGTGCAATGGGACTACACAGCTTCCTTGCTCAAAACTTGATTGATTATGGATCGGCTGAAGCTGTTGAATTTACCAATATCTACTTTATGCTCCTCAACTACTGGACGCTCGTAGAATCAAATAACATTGCTCGTGAACGCAAGATGACCTTCCACAACTTTGAAAAATCCAAATATGCGGACGGATCTTACTTCGACAAATATATTACTGGCAACTACCAACCACAATCTGCCCGTGTCAAAGAACTCTTTGAAGGAATCTTTATGCCGAGTGCAGAAGATTGGGTAGCGCTTCGCGATAAAGTACAGGCAGACGGTCTCTACCACCAAAACCGCCTAGCAGTGGCTCCAAACGGCTCAATCAGCTACATTAACGATGTGTCTGCTTCGATTCACCCAATCACTCAACGGATTGAAGAGCGCCAAGAAAAGAAAATTGGTAAAATCTACTATCCAGCAGCAGGTCTTGCAACAGAAACCATTCCATTCTACAAGTCAGCCTATGACATGGACATGCGCAAAGTTATCGATGTCTATGCTGCTGCAACTGAACACGTTGACCAAGGTCTCTCTCTGACCCTCTTTATGCGCAGCGATATTCCACAAGGCATCTACGAGTGGAAAACTGAAAACAAACAGACCACACGTGACCTTTCTATCTTGCGTAACTATGCCTTCAATAAAGGTGTTAAATCAATTTACTACGTCCGTACCTTTACAGATGACGGCGAAGAAGTTGGCGCAAATCAATGTGAAAGCTGTGTGATTTAA